A genomic segment from Nicotiana sylvestris chromosome 1, ASM39365v2, whole genome shotgun sequence encodes:
- the LOC104243794 gene encoding glutamyl-tRNA(Gln) amidotransferase subunit B, chloroplastic/mitochondrial: MALTFLRGIQLNPSMLYPSSYFARKHGVLFCCMRSAQTQTATQEKEQPKLKISTQNQSKTVDKILKDYEAVIGIETHVQLSTLTKAFCSCPYNYGSPPNTSVCPVCMGLPGALPVLNSKVIECAVRVGLALNCKLSLSSKFDRKQYFYPDLPKGYQISQFDIPIASGGYLDVDLPVEFGGGHRKFGVTRVHMEEDAGKLLHTDGGSYSQVDLNRAGVPLLEIVSEPDMRTGIEAAEYAAELQRLVRYLGVSNGNMQEGSLRCDVNISVRPIGQLEFGTKVEIKNLNSFSSVSRAIDYEISRQVLLHSQGQVDQIVQETRLWEEGAQKTVTMRKKEGLADYRYFPEPDLPGVTLTEEYVDNIRKSLPEVPEAKRRRYENMGLSMQDVLFLANDMNIAEFFDATIAAGADVKLAANWIMGDIAAYMKNEKVTINEIKLTPQELGELIASIKDGTISGKIGKEILFEVMAKGGTVKGLIKEKDLVQIVDTAEIEKLVDKVIADNPMQLEQYRGGKTKLQGFFAGQVMKESKGKANPKLLNKILLEKLNATS; encoded by the exons ATGGCTTTGACATTCCTTAGAGGGATACAACTTAATCCTTCTATGTTATACCCATCTTCATATTTTGCAAGAAAACATGGTGTTTTGTTTTGTTGTATGAGAAGTGCACAAACACAAACTGCAACCCAAGAAAAGGAACAGCCCAAATTGAAAATTTCCACACAAAACCAATCCaaaacagttgataaaattctGAAAGACTATGAGGCAGTTATAGGCATAGAAACACATGTTCAACTTTCTACTCTTACTAAGGCCTTTTGTAGCTGCCCTTATAACTATGGTTCTCCACCAAATACCAGTGTTTGTCCTGTTTGTATGGGTTTGCCTGGCGCATTGCCGGTTTTGAACTCAAAGGTGATTGagtgtgcagtgagagttggccTTGCACTTAATTGTAAGCTGTCTCTGAGTTCCAAGTTTGATAGGAAGCAGTACTTTTATCCTGACCTTCCAAAAGGGTATCAAATATCACAGTTTGATATCCCAATTGCTAGCGGCGGATATCTTGATGTGGATCTTCCAGTTGAGTTTGGCGGTGGCCATAGAAAGTTTGGCGTTACCAGGGTGCATATGGAAGAAGATGCAGGGAAGCTGCTTCATACCGACGGTGGGAGTTACTC GCAGGTTGACTTAAATAGGGCGGGAGTTCCACTGTTAGAAATTGTCTCTGAGCCAGATATGAGAACTGGTATTGAAGCCGCAGAATATGCTGCAGAATTGCAAAGGTTGGTCAGGTATCTGGGAGTGAGTAACGGGAATATGCAAGAAGGATCACTTCGCTGTGACGTCAATATCTCAGTTCGTCCTATTGGGCAGTTAGAGTTTGGTACAAAG GTGGAAATTAAAAACTTGAACTCCTTCTCATCGGTGAGCAGGGCCATTGATTATGAAATTTCAAGACAGGTGCTTCTACATAGCCAAGGCCAGGTTGATCAAATTGTACAGGAAACTCGTCTATGGGAGGAAGGTGCTCAG AAAACAGTAACAATGCGGAAAAAAGAAGGACTTGCTGACTATCGTTATTTCCCTGAACCTGATCTTCCTGGAGTTACTCTCACCGAGGAGTATGTGGACAATATCCGTAAATCATTGCCTGAAGTTCCAGAAGCTAAGCGTCGGAGGTACGAGAACATGGGCCTAAGCATGCAAGATGTCTTGTTTCTCGCCAATGACATGAAT ATTGCAGAATTTTTTGATGCAACAATTGCAGCAGGTGCTGATGTAAAGCTTGCTGCCAATTGGATTATGGGTGATATTGCTGCatacatgaaaaatgaaaaagtgaCTATCAATGAGATTAAACTTACCCCTCAAGAACTTGGGGAGCTCATAGCTTCCATTAAAGATGGGACTATCAGTGGAAAGATTGGAAAGGAG ATTCTATTTGAGGTAATGGCCAAGGGTGGAACTGTCAAGGGACTGATAAAAGAAAAGGATTTGGTTCAG ATTGTTGACACTGCGGAGATAGAGAAACTGGTAGATAAGGTGATTGCGGATAATCCAATGCAGCTAGAACAATACCGTGGTGGTAAAACTAAATTGCAAGGTTTTTTTGCTGGCCAG GTGATGAAGGAATCTAAAGGCAAAGCAAATCCAAAACTTTTGAACAAAATCCTATTGGAAAAATTAAATGCCACAAGCTGA
- the LOC104244530 gene encoding DELLA protein RGL1-like → MEAKKRGDHAEEKQESVVLSSAPTIMKIARQRLLNHIAQKSDAYSIIFNPPTANSGLSPELEQDLDLAELLQASAQLVATRKFDRATKFLSLCDQSASAAGTPVQRVVYYFADALQHRIDREIGKMPITREADIEAYSNDVEELVMDLEPAVFAKRPLFPYRQVTSFTGIQAILDSTKTAKRVHLIDLCIKSGSHWTTFMQTLADRDECPLKHLKISSVGRSKKKMEDVGRRLSAFAAETLNISFSFKTVVSDLRNLKSESFEVEADEVVAVYSDVILWTMLAWPNDMDSLMEVIKSLNPCIIVLVEGIANTYLPDFIDSFNETLYYFSALTDCSEVLHKGVPIYEGFYIQKVIRNMITYHGEENVPRHGNLKVWRDLFAKFGMVETDLSHLSLIEASLLFDKSEFRGLCTCELDEKCLVIRWKKTPMICVSAWKFQH, encoded by the coding sequence ATGGAAGCGAAAAAACGCGGTGATCATGCTGAAGAGAAACAAGAATCTGTAGTGCTATCATCAGCTCCCACAATCATGAAAATAGCAAGACAAAGATTACTCAATCATATCGCGCAGAAATCTGATGCTTACTCCATCATTTTTAATCCCCCTACTGCCAATTCTGGTCTGTCTCCTGAACTAGAGCAGGATTTGGACTTAGCTGAACTACTTCAAGCTTCTGCTCAACTGGTTGCAACTCGAAAATTTGACCGTGCTACAAAGTTTCTAAGCTTGTGTGACCAGTCTGCTTCTGctgcaggtactccagtccaaaGAGTTGTGTATTATTTTGCTGACGCTCTTCAGCACAGAATCGATAGGGAGATAGGGAAAATGCCAATTACTAGAGAAGCAGATATTGAAGCGTATTCTAATGACGTAGAAGAGCTTGTCATGGATTTAGAACCTGCTGTATTTGCAAAAAGACCATTGTTTCCTTATCGCCAGGTCACTTCATTCACCGGAATACAAGCTATATTAGACAGTACAAAGACTGCAAAAAGGGTTCATTTGATTGATCTATGTATAAAAAGCGGATCACATTGGACAACATTTATGCAAACTCTAGCTGATCGAGACGAATGCCCACTCAAGCATCTAAAAATAAGTTCTGTTGGAAGGTCTAAAAAGAAGATGGAAGATGTAGGGAGAAGATTGTCAGCTTTTGCTGCTGAGACATTAAACATATCATTTTCCTTCAAAACAGTTGTGTCAGACCTGAGGAATCTTAAATCTGAGTCTTTTGAAGTAGAGGCTGATGAAGTTGTCGCAGTTTACTCAGATGTCATTCTTTGGACCATGTTAGCATGGCCTAACGATATGGATTCTTTGATGGAGGTTATTAAAAGCCTTAATCCTTGCATAATTGTGCTCGTCGAGGGAATAGCAAACACATATCTACCCGATTTTATAGATTCTTTCAATGAAACTTTATATTACTTTAGTGCATTAACTGATTGTTCTGAGGTTCTCCACAAGGGTGTACCAATATATGAAGGATTTTACATACAAAAAGTTATCAGAAATATGATAACATATCATGGAGAAGAGAACGTTCCCCGCCATGGGAATCTTAAAGTGTGGAGGGACTTATTTGCCAAGTTTGGTATGGTGGAAACAGACCTGAGCCATTTATCCTTGATCGAAGCAAGTTTACTGTTTGATAAGTCAGAGTTCCGCGGATTATGCACCTGTGAGTTGGATGAGAAATGTCTAGTTATCAGGTGGAAAAAAACTCCAATGATCTGTGTTTCTGCTTGGAAGTTCCAACACTGA
- the LOC104244529 gene encoding uncharacterized protein yields MEVVQHRWRLRWSFKNATIVVTLFNLIASIFLLHSFFSSSSSSKPSSVEMYIKEAEEIRRAMLPVELIKRVKEIQKEAYVEPDPVQQKDAKQTAAVDLISRLNNYRSYSDSGSVKVLEEWRKRKMERARQRELEKNGTTI; encoded by the exons ATGGAGGTGGTACAACATAGGTGGAGGTTAAGGTGGTCATTCAAGAATGCTACAATTGTTGTCACTTTGTTCAATTTGATTGCTTCCATTTTTCTACTTCACAGCTTtttctcttcttcatcttccagCAAACCATCTTCAG TTGAAATGTATATAAAGGAAGCAGAAGAGATTCGCCGTGCTATGCTGCCTGTGGAGCTAATTAAAAGA GTGAAGGAAATACAGAAAGAAGCATATGTCGAACCAGATCCTGTTCAACAGAAGGATGCAAAACAGACTGCTGCAGTAGACCTCATATCTAGACTGAACAATTATCGGTCATATTCTGATTCAGGCAGTGTGAAAG TTCTGGAAGAATGGCGTAAGCGGAAGATGGAAAGAGCCAGACAACGTGAACTTGAAAAGAATGGAACCACCATCTAA